The Streptomyces sp. NBC_00162 genome window below encodes:
- a CDS encoding M50 family metallopeptidase, with product MTLLMTVLGVVIFAVGLLVSIAWHELGHLSTAKLFGIRVPQYMVGFGPTIWSRRKGDTEYGIKAIPMGGYIRMIGMFPPGEDGKVTARSTSPFRSMIEDARSAAYEELQPGDETRLFYTRKPWKRVIVMFAGPFMNLILAVAIFLTTLMTFGLNTQTTTVATVSDCVIQQSEKRDKCAPGDPAAPAKAAGLKAGDKIVAFNGRPVDDWSALQKDIRATVGPARITVERAGEQVGLTANLIENKVAKTDGDGRYVKDQYVTAGFLGFAPASGYVPQSFGQSVDRMGEMMTAGVQSLIDLPSKVPDLWNAAFNGAERKQDSPMGVVGAARVSGEIFTLDIPAQHQLVFFLNLLAGFNLSLFLFNMLPLLPLDGGHIAGALWESVRRNVARVFRRPDPGPFDVAKLMPVAYVVAGLFICFTLLVMVADVVNPIKIT from the coding sequence ATGACACTGCTGATGACGGTGCTCGGGGTCGTGATCTTCGCGGTCGGCCTGCTGGTCTCCATCGCCTGGCACGAGCTCGGACACCTCTCCACGGCCAAGCTCTTCGGCATCCGCGTGCCGCAGTACATGGTGGGCTTCGGCCCGACCATCTGGTCACGGCGGAAGGGCGATACCGAGTACGGGATCAAGGCCATCCCGATGGGCGGCTACATCCGCATGATCGGGATGTTCCCGCCCGGCGAGGACGGCAAGGTCACCGCCCGCTCGACCTCACCGTTCCGGTCGATGATCGAGGACGCGCGCTCGGCCGCTTACGAGGAGCTCCAGCCCGGCGACGAGACCCGGCTCTTCTACACGCGCAAGCCATGGAAGCGCGTGATCGTGATGTTCGCCGGTCCGTTCATGAACCTGATCCTGGCCGTGGCGATCTTCCTCACCACGCTGATGACCTTCGGGCTGAACACGCAGACCACGACGGTCGCCACGGTCTCGGACTGCGTCATCCAGCAGAGCGAGAAGCGCGACAAGTGCGCCCCCGGGGACCCGGCCGCCCCCGCCAAGGCGGCGGGCCTCAAGGCGGGCGACAAGATCGTCGCCTTCAACGGCCGCCCGGTCGACGACTGGTCCGCCCTGCAGAAGGACATCCGCGCCACCGTCGGCCCCGCCAGGATCACCGTGGAGCGGGCCGGCGAGCAGGTCGGCCTCACGGCGAACCTGATCGAGAACAAGGTCGCCAAGACGGACGGCGACGGCAGGTACGTCAAGGACCAGTACGTCACGGCCGGCTTCCTCGGCTTCGCCCCCGCCTCCGGCTACGTCCCGCAGTCCTTCGGCCAGTCCGTCGACCGCATGGGCGAGATGATGACGGCCGGCGTGCAGTCGCTGATCGACCTGCCGTCCAAGGTCCCGGACCTGTGGAACGCGGCCTTCAACGGAGCCGAGCGCAAGCAGGACAGCCCCATGGGCGTGGTCGGCGCGGCGCGGGTCAGCGGTGAGATCTTCACCCTCGACATTCCCGCCCAGCACCAGCTGGTGTTCTTCCTCAACCTGCTGGCCGGCTTCAACCTCTCGCTGTTCCTGTTCAACATGCTGCCGCTGCTCCCGCTCGACGGCGGGCACATCGCGGGCGCCCTGTGGGAGTCGGTCCGGCGCAACGTGGCACGGGTCTTCCGGCGCCCCGACCCCGGCCCGTTCGACGTGGCCAAGCTGATGCCGGTCGCGTACGTGGTGGCCGGGCTGTTCATCTGCTTCACGCTGCTGGTGATGGTGGCGGACGTGGTGAACCCCATCAAGATCACCTAG
- the ispG gene encoding flavodoxin-dependent (E)-4-hydroxy-3-methylbut-2-enyl-diphosphate synthase, which produces MTAISLGMPAVPTKLADRRVSRKIQVGSVAVGGDAPISVQSMTTTRTSDIGATLQQIAELTASGCNIVRVACPTQDDADALAVIAKKSQIPVIADIHFQPKYVFAAIDAGCAAVRVNPGNIKQFDDKVKEIAHAAKAAGTPIRIGVNAGSLDARLLKKYGKATPEALVESALWEASLFEEHGFGDIKISVKHNDPVVMVNAYRQLAAACDYPLHLGVTEAGPAFQGTIKSAVAFGALLSEGIGDTIRVSLSAPPVEEVKVGNQILESLNLKPRRLEIVSCPSCGRAQVDVYKLAEEVTAGLEGMEVPLRVAVMGCVVNGPGEAREADLGVASGNGKGQIFVKGEVIKTVPESKIVETLIEEAMKIAEQMEKDGVMSGEPTVAIGV; this is translated from the coding sequence ATGACTGCCATCTCTCTCGGAATGCCGGCCGTGCCGACGAAGCTTGCCGACCGCAGGGTCAGCCGCAAGATCCAGGTCGGGTCGGTGGCCGTCGGCGGCGACGCACCCATCTCGGTGCAGTCCATGACCACGACCCGCACCTCCGACATCGGCGCCACGCTCCAGCAGATCGCCGAGCTGACCGCCTCCGGCTGCAACATCGTCCGCGTGGCCTGCCCCACGCAGGACGACGCCGACGCCCTCGCCGTCATCGCGAAGAAGTCGCAGATCCCGGTCATCGCCGACATCCACTTCCAGCCCAAGTACGTGTTCGCCGCGATCGACGCCGGCTGCGCCGCCGTCCGCGTGAACCCGGGCAACATCAAGCAGTTCGACGACAAGGTCAAGGAGATCGCGCACGCCGCCAAGGCCGCGGGCACCCCGATCCGGATCGGCGTCAACGCGGGCTCCCTCGACGCCCGGCTGCTGAAGAAGTACGGCAAGGCCACCCCCGAGGCGCTGGTCGAGTCCGCGCTGTGGGAGGCCTCCCTCTTCGAGGAGCACGGCTTCGGCGACATCAAGATCTCGGTCAAGCACAACGACCCGGTCGTCATGGTCAACGCGTACCGCCAGCTCGCCGCCGCCTGCGACTACCCGCTGCACCTCGGCGTCACCGAGGCCGGCCCCGCCTTCCAGGGCACCATCAAGTCCGCCGTCGCCTTCGGCGCACTGCTCTCCGAGGGCATCGGCGACACCATCCGCGTCTCCCTCTCCGCGCCGCCGGTCGAGGAGGTCAAGGTCGGCAACCAGATCCTGGAGTCGCTGAACCTCAAGCCGCGCCGCCTGGAGATCGTCTCCTGCCCGTCCTGCGGGCGCGCCCAGGTGGACGTCTACAAGCTGGCCGAAGAGGTCACGGCGGGCCTGGAGGGCATGGAGGTCCCGCTGCGCGTCGCGGTCATGGGCTGCGTCGTCAACGGCCCCGGCGAGGCCCGCGAGGCCGACCTGGGCGTGGCCTCCGGCAACGGCAAGGGCCAGATCTTCGTGAAGGGCGAGGTCATCAAGACCGTCCCCGAGTCGAAGATCGTCGAGACCCTCATCGAAGAGGCGATGAAGATCGCCGAGCAGATGGAGAAGGACGGCGTGATGAGCGGCGAGCCCACCGTCGCGATCGGCGTCTGA